A single region of the Deltaproteobacteria bacterium genome encodes:
- a CDS encoding N-acetylmuramic acid 6-phosphate etherase — protein sequence MRDELLTEAVCESTRDLSRRSTREIVAAIHAADRSVPDAVARVLPEIERAVDLLVLVLQGGGRWFNVGAGTSGRLGVLDASELLPTFGFPPERVLGIMAGGDAALVRAAEGAEDDARAARAALIARELMPGDAVLAISASGRTPFALAALELANEVGARRIALSCDPGSPIALAAEVSIAPQTGAEVITGSTRMKAGLAQKMVLHTLSTAVMVRLGRVEGNEMTNLVPSSRKLERRALRIVCELGGVEEA from the coding sequence ATGCGTGACGAGCTGCTCACCGAGGCCGTGTGCGAGAGCACGCGCGATCTCTCGCGCCGCTCGACGCGCGAGATCGTCGCGGCGATCCACGCCGCGGACCGCAGCGTGCCCGACGCCGTCGCGCGCGTGCTGCCCGAGATCGAGCGCGCCGTCGACCTGCTCGTGCTCGTGCTCCAGGGCGGCGGGCGCTGGTTCAACGTGGGCGCCGGGACGAGCGGCCGGCTCGGCGTGCTCGACGCCTCCGAGCTGCTGCCCACGTTCGGCTTTCCGCCCGAGCGCGTCCTCGGAATCATGGCCGGTGGCGACGCTGCACTCGTGCGCGCAGCCGAAGGCGCCGAGGACGACGCGCGGGCGGCGCGCGCTGCACTGATTGCGCGCGAGCTGATGCCGGGCGACGCGGTGCTCGCGATCTCCGCGAGCGGGCGCACCCCCTTCGCGCTCGCCGCACTCGAGCTCGCGAACGAAGTGGGCGCGCGCCGCATCGCGCTCAGCTGCGACCCCGGGTCGCCGATCGCGTTGGCCGCGGAGGTCTCGATCGCACCGCAAACCGGCGCTGAAGTGATTACGGGCTCGACGCGCATGAAGGCCGGGCTCGCGCAGAAGATGGTGCTGCACACGCTCTCGACCGCGGTGATGGTGCGCCTCGGCCGCGTCGAGGGGAACGAGATGACGAACCTCGTGCCGAGCTCGCGCAAGCTCGAGCGGCGCGCGCTGCGCATCGTGTGCGAGCTGGGAGGCGTGGAGGAAGCTTGA
- a CDS encoding acyl-CoA dehydrogenase family protein yields MASFNGVDFLRLDDLLSDEERLARDSVRAWVTNEFLPRVQEHVRKDGSFPMELVPQIAELGLFGANLHGYGCAGMNNVAYGLVMQELERGDSGLRSFASVQGSLCMYPIYAYGSDAQKECWLPPMAAGKAIGCFGLTEPDFGSFAQGMRTKAERRGDRWVLNGTKRWITNGTLADIAIVWARTDEGVRGFLVEKGSPGFEARDIKGKFSLRASVTSELFLKDVEISEEARLPNAAGMKGPLSCLTQARYGIAWGAIGAAMACFDEVVNYSKERLVQGGPLAGKQLTQAKLAEMLTEITKAQLLALRLGRIKDEHKLEPVMVSMAKRNNVDIALNIARAARDLLGANGIVDDYQSMRHMVNLETVRTYEGTHDVHTLILGDYITGMKAF; encoded by the coding sequence ATGGCGAGCTTCAACGGCGTCGACTTCTTGCGCCTCGACGATCTCCTCTCCGACGAGGAGCGCCTCGCGCGCGACTCCGTGCGCGCGTGGGTGACGAACGAGTTCCTGCCGCGCGTGCAGGAGCACGTGCGCAAGGACGGCTCGTTCCCGATGGAGCTCGTGCCGCAGATCGCGGAGCTCGGGCTCTTCGGCGCGAACCTTCACGGCTACGGCTGCGCGGGCATGAACAACGTCGCGTACGGACTCGTGATGCAGGAGCTCGAGCGCGGCGACTCGGGCCTGCGCTCGTTCGCCTCGGTGCAGGGCTCGCTCTGCATGTACCCGATCTACGCGTACGGCTCCGATGCGCAGAAAGAGTGCTGGCTCCCGCCGATGGCCGCGGGCAAGGCGATCGGCTGTTTCGGCCTCACGGAGCCCGACTTCGGCTCCTTCGCGCAGGGCATGCGCACCAAAGCCGAGCGCCGCGGTGATCGTTGGGTGCTGAACGGCACGAAGCGCTGGATCACGAACGGCACGCTCGCGGACATCGCGATCGTGTGGGCCCGCACCGACGAAGGCGTGCGCGGCTTCCTCGTCGAGAAGGGATCGCCTGGCTTCGAAGCGCGCGACATCAAGGGCAAGTTCTCGCTGCGCGCGTCGGTGACTTCGGAGCTGTTTCTCAAAGATGTCGAGATTTCCGAGGAAGCCCGGCTCCCGAACGCGGCCGGCATGAAGGGTCCGCTCTCGTGCCTCACGCAGGCGCGCTACGGCATCGCGTGGGGCGCGATCGGCGCGGCGATGGCCTGCTTCGACGAGGTCGTGAATTACTCGAAGGAGCGCCTCGTGCAGGGCGGGCCGCTCGCGGGCAAACAGCTCACGCAGGCGAAGCTCGCCGAGATGCTCACCGAGATCACGAAGGCGCAGCTGCTCGCGCTGCGGCTCGGGCGCATCAAGGACGAGCACAAGCTCGAGCCGGTGATGGTCTCGATGGCGAAGCGCAACAACGTCGACATCGCGCTGAACATCGCCCGCGCCGCGCGCGACTTGTTAGGCGCGAACGGCATCGTCGACGACTACCAGTCGATGCGGCACATGGTGAATCTCGAGACCGTGCGGACGTATGAGGGGACGCATGACGTTCACACGTTGATTCTTGGGGATTACATCACGGGGATGAAGGCGTTCTGA